The Candidatus Poribacteria bacterium genome has a window encoding:
- a CDS encoding peroxiredoxin gives MLKSGDIAPDFSAVSDTGETISLRDYRDAKSVVLFFYPKDDTPGUTVEASEFRDELDTFTAADAIVIGASPDSAASHAKFRAKYGLTFPLLVDDGASIAGSYGAYGEKKNYGRTYMGVFRKTFLIGPDGRIVRAWDKVTPKGHASEVLQALREADT, from the coding sequence GTGCTCAAGAGCGGCGACATTGCGCCAGACTTCTCAGCCGTGTCGGACACCGGCGAGACCATCTCGCTACGAGACTATCGGGACGCCAAGTCGGTCGTGCTGTTCTTCTATCCCAAAGACGACACGCCTGGCTGAACCGTCGAGGCATCCGAGTTCCGTGACGAACTCGACACGTTCACCGCAGCCGACGCCATTGTCATCGGAGCCAGCCCCGACTCCGCTGCCAGCCACGCGAAGTTCCGAGCCAAGTACGGCTTGACGTTCCCCCTTCTTGTGGACGACGGGGCGTCCATCGCGGGTTCCTACGGGGCGTACGGCGAAAAGAAGAACTACGGGCGAACCTACATGGGCGTGTTCCGCAAGACGTTCCTGATCGGACCGGACGGGCGGATCGTCCGCGCATGGGACAAGGTGACGCCCAAGGGGCATGCGTCCGAAGTGCTCCAAGCGCTG